In Micromonospora sp. LH3U1, one genomic interval encodes:
- a CDS encoding VIT1/CCC1 transporter family protein: MTDTPAALREAHHADVSGGWLRPAVFGAMDGLVTNIALIAGVGGGGVSPRSIVLTGSAGLVAGAISMGLGEYTSVRSANEQVAAEVAKERRELERHPEAEARELADAWVARGLPRDLATQVAEAVRRDPEEALRVHVREELGVDPDDQPSPWTAAISSFLFFSVGALVPLLTYLFGATELWLALAVGGLGLFAAGAVVARFTNRPWWTSGLRQLLLGAAAAAATYLIGSLIGVQGGL, encoded by the coding sequence GTGACCGACACCCCAGCGGCCCTGCGCGAGGCGCACCACGCGGACGTCTCCGGCGGCTGGCTGCGCCCGGCGGTCTTCGGAGCGATGGACGGACTGGTCACCAACATCGCCCTGATCGCCGGTGTCGGCGGCGGCGGGGTGTCGCCACGAAGCATCGTGCTGACCGGCTCCGCCGGCCTGGTGGCCGGTGCGATCTCGATGGGGCTCGGCGAGTACACCAGCGTGCGTTCCGCCAACGAGCAGGTCGCCGCCGAGGTGGCCAAGGAGCGACGGGAGCTGGAACGGCACCCCGAAGCGGAGGCCCGGGAGTTGGCCGACGCGTGGGTGGCCCGTGGCCTTCCCCGGGATCTCGCCACCCAGGTCGCCGAAGCGGTACGCCGCGACCCCGAAGAGGCGCTGCGGGTGCACGTCCGCGAGGAGTTGGGCGTCGACCCCGACGACCAGCCCAGCCCGTGGACCGCCGCGATCTCGTCCTTCCTGTTCTTCTCGGTGGGCGCGTTGGTCCCGCTACTGACGTACCTGTTCGGCGCCACCGAGCTGTGGCTGGCACTCGCCGTCGGCGGGCTCGGGCTGTTCGCCGCCGGTGCGGTCGTGGCCCGCTTCACCAACCGGCCCTGGTGGACCAGCGGGCTGCGTCAGCTGCTGCTGGGCGCCGCGGCCGCCGCCGCCACCTACCTGATCGGCTCGCTGATCGGCGTGCAGGGCGGGCTGTGA